A genomic region of Deinococcus sp. KSM4-11 contains the following coding sequences:
- a CDS encoding ABC transporter permease subunit: MWPEVLRQGLADHRRSWLGWAGGLLAYALLVLAFYPTVKNDPSVNEIVQNLPDALKALFGTDFTSPAGYVGGRLFSLMPVLLSVYAGLTGAAMIAGDEARGLLEGPLAQPVSRGALLLGRTLTLLILLLALGSVLFVGTWGFGQAFQAPLPAGRVLDTAALHTLGAWVFGALALALGAATGRAGLAAAAGAGLGVGLLVLHTLSAQVAALRDLAWLNPWTVPLRDSPLLHAVSVTPLLVPLLVGLALAWGSLPFLNRRDVGR; this comes from the coding sequence ATGTGGCCTGAGGTGCTGCGGCAGGGACTGGCCGACCACCGCCGCTCGTGGCTGGGCTGGGCAGGGGGCCTGCTCGCCTACGCACTGCTGGTGCTCGCCTTCTACCCCACCGTGAAGAACGACCCGAGCGTGAACGAGATCGTCCAGAACCTCCCGGACGCGTTGAAAGCACTGTTCGGCACGGACTTCACCAGCCCGGCAGGGTATGTAGGCGGCCGGCTGTTCAGCCTGATGCCGGTGCTGCTGTCGGTGTACGCGGGCCTGACCGGCGCGGCCATGATCGCCGGGGACGAGGCGCGCGGCCTGCTGGAAGGGCCGCTGGCGCAGCCGGTATCCCGCGGCGCCCTGCTGCTGGGGCGCACGTTGACGCTGTTGATCCTGCTGCTCGCCCTGGGCAGCGTGCTGTTCGTGGGCACGTGGGGGTTCGGGCAGGCATTCCAGGCTCCCCTGCCAGCCGGGCGGGTGCTGGACACGGCCGCACTCCACACGCTGGGCGCGTGGGTCTTCGGGGCGCTGGCCCTCGCCTTGGGCGCCGCCACGGGCCGGGCGGGGCTCGCGGCGGCAGCCGGGGCAGGCCTCGGCGTCGGCCTGCTGGTGCTGCACACCCTGAGCGCCCAGGTGGCCGCCCTGCGCGATCTGGCCTGGCTGAACCCGTGGACGGTGCCGCTGCGCGATTCCCCGCTCCTGCACGCAGTGAGCGTGACGCCGCTGCTCGTGCCCCTGCTGGTCGGTCTTGCGCTGGCCTGGGGCTCGCTTCCATTCCTGAACCGGCGCGATGTCGGTCGCTGA
- a CDS encoding FAD-dependent oxidoreductase: protein MRIVIVGGVAAGMSAASRAQRFNQRADIVVLDRGDWVSYGACGLPYVLGGDVDGFESLVARTPEQMRARGIGVRLRSEVTGIDAKAATLTVLDRDAGHTVTEPYDRLLLATGVSAVVPDWAKTELSGVHVLKDIPDGQAIEASLKGARRACIIGAGYIGLELAENLRARGLSVVLLEKGPEVAGRILDVGYQRRIRQEIEEHEVDVRCATTVTGLTGKGGRVTGVQTDSGLVRADVVIVAVGVKPSTALAKAAGARIGKTGAVAVNARQETSVDGIYAAGDNTEATHRVTRRRVHIPLGLTANRMGRVAGVNMAGGDATFPGILGTGIFKTFSLGVARTGLTQADADTLGLKAHSVDVSSTDHAGYYADARPVHVRLTAERGTGRLLGTQIVAHNHLSAKRVDVVAALLQQRATVQDLFDCDLAYAPPFSSVWDVLLVAADRLHREIRGH, encoded by the coding sequence ATGCGAATCGTGATCGTGGGCGGCGTGGCCGCAGGAATGAGTGCCGCCAGCCGCGCGCAGCGGTTCAACCAGCGAGCGGACATCGTGGTATTAGACCGGGGCGACTGGGTCAGTTACGGCGCCTGCGGCCTGCCATACGTGCTGGGCGGCGACGTGGACGGGTTCGAGTCGCTGGTCGCCCGCACGCCGGAGCAGATGCGGGCGCGCGGCATCGGCGTCCGGCTGCGCAGCGAGGTCACGGGCATCGACGCGAAGGCCGCAACCCTGACCGTGCTCGACCGGGACGCGGGCCACACCGTCACCGAACCCTACGACCGCCTGCTGCTCGCCACGGGCGTCTCGGCGGTCGTGCCGGATTGGGCGAAGACCGAATTGAGCGGCGTCCACGTCCTGAAGGACATCCCGGACGGTCAGGCCATCGAGGCCAGCCTGAAGGGGGCTAGGCGGGCGTGCATCATCGGCGCCGGATATATCGGGCTGGAACTGGCCGAGAACCTGCGCGCCCGTGGGCTGAGCGTGGTGCTGCTGGAGAAGGGGCCGGAAGTCGCGGGCCGCATCCTGGACGTGGGCTACCAGCGGCGCATCCGGCAGGAGATCGAGGAACACGAGGTGGATGTCCGCTGCGCCACGACCGTGACCGGCCTGACCGGCAAGGGGGGCCGCGTGACCGGTGTACAGACCGACAGCGGGCTGGTGCGGGCGGATGTGGTGATCGTCGCCGTGGGCGTGAAGCCCAGCACAGCGCTCGCGAAGGCGGCCGGGGCCCGGATCGGCAAGACCGGCGCGGTGGCCGTGAATGCCCGGCAGGAGACCAGCGTGGACGGCATCTACGCCGCCGGCGACAACACCGAGGCGACGCACCGGGTCACCCGGCGCCGGGTGCACATTCCGCTGGGCCTGACCGCCAACCGCATGGGCCGCGTGGCCGGCGTGAACATGGCGGGTGGCGACGCGACCTTTCCCGGCATCCTGGGCACCGGCATCTTCAAGACCTTCTCGCTGGGCGTGGCCCGCACCGGCCTCACCCAGGCCGACGCCGACACCCTGGGCCTGAAGGCACACTCGGTGGACGTGAGCAGCACCGATCACGCCGGGTACTATGCCGACGCCCGACCCGTGCACGTGCGCCTGACCGCCGAGCGGGGAACCGGCCGCCTGCTGGGCACGCAGATCGTCGCGCACAACCACCTGTCGGCCAAGCGGGTGGACGTGGTCGCGGCCCTCCTGCAACAGCGGGCCACGGTGCAGGATCTGTTCGACTGCGACCTCGCGTACGCCCCGCCCTTCTCCAGCGTGTGGGATGTGCTGCTGGTCGCCGCCGACCGCCTGCACCGCGAGATTCGCGGGCACTGA
- a CDS encoding KamA family radical SAM protein: protein MSTHTLHPQATTRSQQMLPRNHRAPKWQGVPDEQWYDWKWQLKNRINTVPELEEVIRLTDSERRGASAEGIFRLDITPYFASLMDADDPTCPIRRQVIPTHHELESFTSMMEDSLAEDKHSPVPGLVHRYPDRVLMLVTTQCASYCRYCTRSRIVGDPAETFNPAEYEAQLNYLRNTPQVRDVLLSGGDPLTLAPKVLGCLLAELRKIEHIEIIRIGTRVPVFMPMRVTQELCDVLSENHPVWMNIHVNHPREITPEVADACDRLTRAGVPLGNQSVLLRGVNDHPVVMQKLLRELVKIRVRPYYIYQCDLVHGAGHLRTTVSKGLEIMESLRGHTSGYSIPTYVVDAPGGGGKIPVAPNYVLSHSPEKLILRNFEGYIAAYSEPTDYTGPDMAVPADWQRKEPGQSGIYGLMEGERISIEPREFSESRNRPGATKHRLNSREDKWAAHGIGESLVVTDTAPDGMVQEPVPVSGD, encoded by the coding sequence ATGAGCACCCATACCCTGCACCCCCAGGCGACCACCCGGTCGCAACAGATGCTCCCCAGGAACCACCGCGCCCCCAAGTGGCAGGGCGTGCCCGACGAGCAGTGGTACGACTGGAAATGGCAGCTGAAAAACCGCATCAACACTGTGCCCGAGCTGGAGGAAGTCATCCGCCTGACCGACAGCGAGCGCCGGGGCGCCAGTGCCGAGGGCATCTTCCGCCTGGACATCACGCCTTACTTCGCCTCGCTGATGGACGCCGACGATCCCACCTGCCCGATCCGCCGACAGGTGATTCCCACGCACCACGAACTGGAATCCTTCACGTCCATGATGGAAGACTCGCTGGCCGAGGACAAGCACAGCCCCGTGCCTGGCCTGGTTCACCGCTACCCCGACCGGGTGCTGATGCTGGTCACCACGCAGTGCGCCAGTTACTGCCGCTACTGCACCCGCAGCCGCATCGTGGGCGATCCCGCCGAGACCTTCAACCCTGCCGAGTACGAGGCGCAACTGAACTACCTGCGCAACACGCCACAGGTTCGAGACGTCCTGCTGTCCGGCGGCGACCCGCTCACGCTGGCGCCGAAGGTGCTGGGCTGCCTGCTGGCCGAACTCCGCAAGATCGAGCACATCGAGATCATCCGCATCGGCACTCGCGTGCCCGTGTTCATGCCCATGCGCGTCACCCAGGAACTGTGCGACGTGCTCAGCGAGAACCACCCCGTCTGGATGAACATCCACGTCAACCACCCCCGCGAGATCACCCCGGAGGTCGCAGACGCCTGCGACCGCCTCACCCGCGCCGGCGTGCCGCTTGGTAACCAGAGCGTGCTGCTGCGCGGCGTGAACGACCACCCCGTCGTCATGCAGAAACTCCTGCGGGAACTGGTCAAGATCCGCGTGCGGCCGTACTACATCTACCAATGCGACCTCGTCCACGGGGCCGGGCACCTGCGCACCACCGTTAGCAAGGGCCTGGAAATCATGGAAAGCCTGCGCGGCCACACCAGCGGCTACTCCATCCCCACCTATGTCGTCGACGCGCCCGGCGGCGGCGGCAAGATCCCCGTCGCGCCCAACTACGTCCTATCGCACAGCCCCGAGAAACTCATCCTCCGGAACTTCGAGGGCTACATCGCCGCGTACAGCGAACCCACCGACTACACCGGCCCTGACATGGCCGTGCCCGCCGACTGGCAGCGTAAGGAACCCGGCCAGAGCGGCATCTACGGCCTGATGGAAGGCGAGCGGATCAGCATTGAACCCCGTGAATTCAGCGAGAGCCGCAACCGCCCCGGCGCGACCAAACACCGCCTGAACAGCCGCGAGGACAAATGGGCCGCGCACGGGATAGGGGAGAGTCTGGTGGTCACGGACACCGCGCCGGATGGGATGGTTCAGGAGCCGGTGCCGGTGAGCGGAGATTAA
- a CDS encoding Lrp/AsnC family transcriptional regulator — translation MRQTGGSLDPLDHRILQELQTDSRLSMRELGRRVGLSAPAVTERVRRLEDAGVILGYGVRVASKPLGRTITAFIGVQDSGRNDPTLVRWATKHDGVLECHSVTGDNSCILKVAVPDVGALEAMLTDLIAMGFTCDTSIVLSTPLEGKLLLPPK, via the coding sequence GTGCGACAGACCGGCGGCAGCCTCGATCCCCTCGACCACCGCATCCTGCAGGAACTCCAGACGGATTCCCGCCTGAGCATGCGCGAACTCGGCCGCCGCGTCGGACTCAGCGCTCCCGCCGTGACCGAACGGGTGCGCCGTCTGGAAGATGCCGGGGTAATCCTCGGCTACGGTGTGCGGGTGGCCAGCAAGCCCCTGGGCCGCACCATCACGGCGTTCATCGGCGTGCAGGACAGTGGGCGCAACGACCCCACCCTGGTGCGCTGGGCCACCAAGCACGACGGCGTGCTCGAATGCCACAGCGTGACTGGCGACAACTCCTGCATCCTGAAGGTCGCCGTGCCGGACGTGGGCGCGCTGGAAGCCATGCTGACCGACCTGATCGCCATGGGGTTCACCTGCGACACCAGCATCGTGCTGAGTACGCCGCTGGAAGGAAAGCTGCTGCTGCCGCCCAAATAA
- a CDS encoding prephenate dehydratase — MNDPSAAVTVAYQGNPGSYGEIAALNAVPGATTTRGYPTFHEVAQAVESGEAGYGVLPVENSLMGAIHQSIDLLSETDLHVTGEVVVRVSHCLMALPGVTLEEIRRVASQQPALDQCTVLIRKHGWQPVAAHDTAGSAKNLAQSGERDLAAIASSRAAELYGLNILQSNIEDEPFNFTRFMILHRHEPTPSSAPHKTSLVFAVRHTPGFLVETLNELRGLNLSRIESRPRRDRAWSYLMYVDIEGDARDPKVAQALAGVLRKASYAKIIGSYPMALETVG, encoded by the coding sequence ATGAACGATCCGTCTGCCGCCGTGACCGTAGCCTACCAGGGAAACCCCGGCTCGTATGGCGAGATCGCTGCCCTGAACGCCGTGCCCGGCGCGACAACCACGCGCGGCTACCCCACCTTCCACGAGGTCGCTCAGGCCGTCGAATCCGGCGAGGCCGGGTACGGTGTGCTGCCCGTCGAGAACTCGTTGATGGGCGCCATCCACCAGTCCATCGACCTGTTGAGCGAAACCGACCTGCACGTCACCGGCGAGGTCGTCGTGCGCGTCTCGCACTGCCTGATGGCGCTGCCCGGCGTGACCCTGGAGGAAATCCGCCGCGTTGCCAGCCAGCAACCCGCGCTGGATCAGTGCACCGTCCTGATCCGCAAACACGGCTGGCAACCCGTCGCCGCGCACGACACCGCCGGCAGCGCCAAGAACCTCGCGCAGAGCGGCGAGCGTGATCTGGCCGCCATCGCCAGCAGCCGCGCGGCCGAGCTGTACGGCCTGAACATCCTCCAAAGCAACATTGAGGACGAACCGTTCAACTTCACGCGCTTCATGATCCTGCACCGCCACGAACCGACGCCGTCGAGCGCGCCGCACAAGACCAGTCTGGTGTTCGCCGTGCGCCACACGCCCGGCTTCCTGGTCGAGACGTTGAACGAGTTGCGCGGCCTGAACCTGTCCCGGATCGAGAGCCGCCCCCGCCGTGACCGCGCGTGGAGTTACCTGATGTACGTGGACATCGAGGGCGACGCCCGTGACCCCAAGGTGGCCCAGGCGCTGGCAGGAGTGCTCCGAAAGGCCAGTTACGCGAAGATCATCGGCTCGTACCCGATGGCATTGGAAACGGTTGGGTAG
- a CDS encoding CAP domain-containing protein: MPPRVSGRLALLAALLGVVTPAQADTVGVTGVTAAALAGRPWPPAANAQVTDALTFAQVVQQDFQACGQDAQPDPRLNVLAGRLLRGNRLDRAAFQAEGMPVKSAGMIVVPKLTSWERVRDSLANQCGNRVGYPRYGVAVDGTRAALVYARPAELDLSARQAWNEAVLRGLNEARREGQRCGDTLYPGTGPLTWDATLTRAATQQVTDLPKVNYRGHINPVTGSTPPMRARAAGWIDPEVAETLAYDALTPEEAVQTLLASPAHCTIIMEPRWTHVGMDVNNGTGTSIFTTYWAQVYGR, from the coding sequence ATGCCGCCCCGCGTCTCCGGTCGCCTCGCCCTGCTGGCTGCCCTGCTGGGCGTGGTCACGCCCGCGCAGGCCGACACCGTGGGCGTGACCGGCGTGACGGCCGCCGCACTGGCTGGACGGCCGTGGCCGCCCGCAGCGAACGCCCAGGTCACGGACGCCCTGACCTTCGCGCAGGTCGTGCAACAGGATTTCCAGGCATGTGGTCAGGACGCCCAGCCGGACCCCCGCCTGAATGTCCTGGCGGGACGACTGCTGCGCGGCAACAGACTCGACCGCGCGGCCTTCCAGGCGGAAGGCATGCCGGTCAAGTCGGCCGGAATGATCGTGGTGCCGAAACTGACGAGCTGGGAGAGGGTGCGGGACTCGCTGGCGAACCAGTGCGGGAACCGCGTGGGCTACCCGCGCTACGGCGTGGCGGTGGACGGCACCCGCGCCGCCCTGGTGTACGCCCGGCCCGCCGAACTCGACCTGTCGGCCCGGCAGGCGTGGAACGAGGCTGTGCTGCGTGGCCTGAACGAAGCCCGCCGCGAGGGGCAGCGCTGTGGCGACACCCTCTACCCCGGCACCGGTCCGCTGACCTGGGACGCGACCCTGACGCGCGCGGCCACGCAGCAGGTCACAGATCTCCCCAAGGTGAACTACCGGGGGCACATCAACCCCGTGACCGGCAGCACGCCGCCCATGCGCGCCCGAGCGGCCGGCTGGATCGACCCGGAGGTCGCCGAAACCCTCGCGTACGACGCCCTGACCCCCGAGGAGGCCGTGCAGACGCTGCTGGCCAGCCCCGCGCACTGCACGATCATCATGGAGCCGCGCTGGACGCACGTGGGAATGGACGTGAACAACGGCACCGGCACGTCGATCTTCACCACGTACTGGGCGCAGGTGTACGGGCGGTAA
- a CDS encoding acetyl ornithine aminotransferase family protein, producing MTTLPKLRQPELKTSLPGPKTAAIMERDAQHLSTSYMRPYPFVPDHGEGVWLTDVDGNTMLDFFAGIAVSTTGHAHPHVVKAVQEQITKFTHVCLTDYPQEITTSLAERMVKHVEKPGEKWRVFFGNSGAEAVEAAVKLARNHTGRSHIISTIGSFHGRTYGAITLTGSKTKYKRGFGPLLPNVSHVPYPNPFRPPLGSTPDTCGQAVIDHIEGLFQTIIPADEVAAIIIEPMQGEGGYIVPPADFLPKLRALCGKYGIMLIFDEVQAGMGRTGTMYSFQQFEQYGNVQPDIVTVAKGIASGMPISAMLAKESVMTWPVGSHGSTYGGNPVAAAAAHATLDLLEGVVPHPGCGPSLMQNAAEVGAFIMAELKGMQVEFPFLGDVRGGGLFIGLEFVTPDGRPDGKLRDAASMAMFRRGLLNLDCGEAVIRISPPLILTQEEAATGLEIMREALRELR from the coding sequence ATGACCACCCTCCCCAAACTCCGCCAGCCCGAACTCAAGACCTCCCTTCCTGGCCCTAAGACCGCCGCGATCATGGAGCGCGATGCCCAGCACCTGTCGACCTCATACATGCGGCCCTATCCGTTCGTGCCGGATCACGGTGAAGGCGTGTGGCTCACCGACGTGGACGGAAACACCATGCTGGATTTCTTTGCGGGCATCGCGGTCTCCACGACCGGGCACGCGCATCCGCACGTGGTGAAGGCCGTGCAGGAGCAGATCACGAAGTTCACGCACGTCTGTCTCACCGATTACCCGCAGGAGATCACGACCAGCCTTGCCGAACGCATGGTGAAGCACGTGGAGAAGCCGGGTGAGAAGTGGCGCGTGTTCTTCGGGAACAGCGGCGCGGAGGCGGTGGAGGCGGCGGTGAAACTTGCCCGCAACCACACGGGGCGGTCGCACATCATCAGCACCATCGGGTCGTTCCACGGGCGCACATACGGAGCGATCACGTTGACCGGCAGCAAGACGAAGTACAAACGCGGGTTCGGGCCGCTGCTGCCGAATGTGTCGCACGTGCCGTACCCAAACCCGTTTCGGCCTCCACTGGGGTCAACTCCAGACACCTGCGGTCAGGCGGTCATCGACCACATCGAGGGGCTGTTCCAGACGATCATCCCGGCGGACGAGGTGGCGGCGATCATCATCGAGCCGATGCAGGGCGAGGGCGGGTATATCGTGCCGCCCGCCGATTTCCTGCCAAAATTGCGCGCCCTGTGCGGCAAGTACGGCATCATGCTGATCTTCGACGAGGTGCAGGCGGGCATGGGCCGCACGGGGACGATGTACTCCTTCCAGCAGTTCGAACAGTACGGCAACGTGCAGCCCGACATTGTCACGGTGGCGAAGGGCATCGCCTCGGGCATGCCGATCAGCGCGATGCTGGCAAAGGAGAGCGTGATGACGTGGCCGGTCGGCTCACACGGCAGCACCTACGGCGGGAACCCGGTGGCGGCGGCGGCAGCGCACGCGACGCTGGATCTGCTGGAAGGCGTGGTGCCCCACCCCGGCTGCGGCCCGAGCCTGATGCAGAACGCCGCGGAGGTGGGCGCCTTCATCATGGCCGAGTTGAAGGGCATGCAGGTGGAATTCCCGTTCCTGGGCGACGTGCGCGGCGGGGGCCTGTTCATCGGTCTGGAGTTCGTGACCCCGGACGGCCGACCCGACGGCAAGTTGCGCGACGCGGCGAGCATGGCCATGTTCCGGCGCGGCCTGCTGAATCTCGACTGCGGTGAGGCCGTCATCCGCATCAGTCCACCCCTGATCCTGACCCAGGAAGAGGCAGCGACGGGACTGGAGATCATGCGGGAAGCGCTGCGCGAGCTGAGATGA
- a CDS encoding DinB family protein codes for MLRDLQALYDRDLSVLIEELRAYPDEASLWRVAGTIANPAGTLALHLIGNLSQFIGEDLGGVPYERDRPAEFSRRDVPLADLVAWVTHVRTLVNHTLEGLDEARLTAVHPRQPPGFPEGMTSGYFLIHLHGHLNWHLGQINYHRRLIS; via the coding sequence ATGTTGCGTGACCTTCAGGCCCTGTACGACCGTGATCTGTCGGTGCTGATCGAGGAGCTCCGCGCCTACCCGGACGAGGCGTCGCTGTGGCGGGTGGCGGGCACCATTGCCAATCCGGCGGGCACCCTGGCGCTGCACCTGATCGGGAACCTGTCGCAGTTCATCGGCGAGGATCTGGGCGGCGTGCCCTATGAGCGGGATCGTCCGGCCGAATTCTCGCGCCGTGACGTGCCGCTGGCCGACCTGGTGGCGTGGGTGACCCACGTCCGAACGCTGGTGAACCACACCCTGGAAGGGCTGGACGAGGCCCGACTGACGGCCGTCCATCCGCGCCAGCCGCCGGGCTTTCCCGAGGGCATGACCAGCGGCTATTTCCTGATTCACCTGCATGGACACCTGAACTGGCACCTGGGGCAGATCAACTACCACCGCCGACTGATCAGCTGA